The Flavobacteriales bacterium genomic sequence GAAGATTTTGCTACTACCTCTTTCCAGGTGCTCAAATACATGGGTAGTGAAGAGGCCAATCGCCTGACCATTGCCGATGCCTTTATTTTGCATTCATTGCCTCAGCGCATTCTGGCCAGGTTTTATGTGAACGTAGTATCTCCGGTAAGACCCACCAAATTCTACGGGGCAAATGAAAAAGGAGATGCCATCCGTTGGTTGAAGAGCTTCCTTTGAAATCCACCGTGCTTCCCATTTTGTTTTGCATAAGCCCGCTTAAAAGCAGATATTGGAATCATTCTTGTTCAAGGTGGGTAAAGCCAATTTTATTATTATGAAAAAGCATATGTACAACTGGTTGGTGATTATGGGCGTGGCGCTGATGGCGGCATGCGGTTCCGGAAAAAAGGGAATGACTTCGGGCGACAAGCCGGATGATTCAAAAGGTTCGGAAACAACGGAGGTCAAAGATCAGGTGCAAGACGGTGATTCCGTATTTGCACGCCTCAGGAGGGGTGCTTGTTTCGGTCGTTGTCCGATGTACGAGGTACTGATTTACCAGAGTGGTTATGCCACGTATGACGCCAAGCGGTTTACGGATACGGTTGGGTTTTTCTATGCCCATTTGCCTGCATCCAAACTGGAAGACATCAAAAAATACGCAAATGAGGTGGGGTATTTTGAGATGGAGGATAAGTACGACAATGAGTATGTCACCGACCTGCCGTCCACTGAAACACGTTGCCATTTTGACGGGAAAGACAAAGCCATTGTGAATCGCTACCAGGGTCCCAGAGAGTTGAGGTCATTCGAGCAGTACATTGACGATGTGCTCAAGGATGTGAAATGGATACGGATTCCCAGCAGTCAGGACTGACGCAACACTTACTCCACGATACGGACTTCCACACGCCGGTTTTTGGATCTTCCTTCTTCCGTTTGGTTGTCTGCAACCGGCTTGTCGGCACCAAATCCCTGCACCAATATCCTGCCTTTTTCAATGCCGTTTTTGGAGAAGTAATCACCCACCACCTGTGCTCTTTCCTTTGAGAGTTTGTAGTTGAACTCCGGGCTTCCGCTGTTGTCGGTATGCCCACTGATCTCTATGGTGAAGCTTTTCACCCGTTTCATGTAATCGATCAGTTTGTTCAGTTCCGCAACCGAACTGTCAATGATCACCAGTTTTGAACTGCCCTTCTCAAACTTGAACTGGATGTTCTTCACCTCAAACAGTTCGGGTGTCACATCATCCGGAAGTTTTTCCTTCCTTTCCAGCATGAAGTCGCTGACAAAGGTCATTACGGTATCTTCGGGGACTTCGGTTGATATCTCCGTTTTCTTTTCCAGGTAGAGTTCGTGGTTGAGGGAGATCCTATAGGGTTTGTTGGCCACCAGTGTCATGAAGTACATGCCGTTCTGCCCGGCCTGGAAAGAAGCCACCTTCTCGCCCGTTTCCTCGTCGACGATAACCATTTCCGCGTTCACCGGTTTGCCGGTTTGGCTGTCTTTGACCTGTCCTTCCAGGATGGCAAGTTCCACCTTTTCAGGTTTCACCTGGTTGTTCATCTGGCTCGGCAACACATAGCGTGACATGTCGATTTCGTAAATGTCATTGTCTCCCAGACCGTCTTTCTCCACGCTGGCGTAGTACGCTTTCTTTCCGTCGGTGGTGAGAATGAAATGCACGTTGTCGTCGGTGGTGTTGATCGGATATCCCAGGTTCTCGGGCTCTGACCACTGACCGTTCTCATACACGGACCGGAAGATGTCGTAGCCCCCCATACCTTTGTGCCCGCGTGATGAGAAGTAAAGGGTCTTGCCGTCAGGGTGGATGTAGACGGAGATCTCGTCTTCCGAGGTATTGATCACAGGTCCCAGATTCTCTACGTGGCGTACGTTGTTCTCATCCCGGTAACTCTTGTAGATATCACCGCGACCGTAACCGTTTTTCCTTTCACTGACAAAGTACAGCGTTTTTCCGTCGGGTGTTACGCTGGCAGCGGTTTCAAAATAAGATGAGTTGATGTCTTTTCCTAGATTTTCCGGGGCCGACCACCTGCCTGTTTCCCCTTTGTGTGATACGAAGATGTCGCCGCTGCGTGTGCGGTTGGGCGTGTTCTTATACACGTAAATGTCATGGCCATCGGGTGAGATGCTCAGGGCGGCGTCATGGTAGTCGGTGTTCAGGGCACCTTTGATGCCTTCCGCCTGGTTCCATGCATGTGTGCTGTCATTGAAGTGGGAAATGTAAATGTCTTCGTAATAACCGTGGTCGTTGATGTCGATGGATTTCCCTGTGGTATTGGGTCTCCGGCTGGTGAAGATCAGCGTTTTTCCATCAGCTGTTACAGAGGGAGAGTACTCCGGGTACTGTGTGTTGATCTTGTCGCTGAGGTTTCGGATCGTTACATCAACGGGTTTGGCCATTTGTTCCCTTGCATACCATACCTGGCTGATGTACGTATTCACGATGTTTTCATCCAGTTTGTCGGGATTTATCAGCTGACGATAAAGTTGGTATTGCGTCATGGCGCTGTCCAGTTCACCTTCCTGATGAAAAGCCTGGCCCATTTTCAGGTGGATCTCAGGATCCACGTAAGGGTCTAATTGGTGGGCCCTGCGCAGAAATGAGATGGATTCCTGGGAGTTTTTGAGGTTCAGGTGAGAGAGCCCGATCCGGTAGTTCAGGAAAGCATTGTTCTGGTTGTTCTTGTACAATTCCTGGTAAAGGGCGAGCCCCACCACATAGTTCTTTTCCTTGAACGCCTTCTGGGCTTTCCACATCTTCATGATGTCCTGTACGGAGAAGTTATGGCTGACTTTTTCGGCCTCTTTGTTCACCAGGTTTTTCTTCGGCCCGAATGAATAGGTGAGGCCGAGTCCTACGAACGAGTACTTGTCGTTATGGCTGCTGGGTTCAATCCATCCATCAAGTTTGTCGGTACCCATGAAGCGCAGGGAGAATTCAATGTTGGCTTCGAAGTTGTTCCCGATGCGGTATCCTGCCTGGAGTCCAACGGGGACAACCACTTCTGTTGTTTTTCCGGTGTTGGCAATTCCCTTTTGCAGGTTCTTGACCGCCTCCTTGGTTTTCAGGGAATAGATCTGGCTCTGGAACCGGGTGAAACCGATGGTGGTGTATCCCATGAACCGCCATTTGCGGAACGGATCCAACACCCAGGGCATGAACAATCGCTCGAAGTCGAGGTGAACACCCAACGTTGCTTCGGAAACGTGGCTGTGAAAATAGGCTCCCCGGGTCACCACATCGCTTACCAGGGTCAGTTCCCTTTTGGTGCCTTGCAACTGCCCGAACAACAGCATGCCTTTTAAAGAAACCGCCCGCGTCAGGTTTTTTTGAAGCGAAAAAGTAAAGCCCGGCATGTTTTCATTCATGTGTCGCCGCACCGGAATCAGACGGTGTTCCTTGATTTCCCCGTAGTTGTGCAGCAAGCCAACCCCGCCGTAAAGATGAAAGCCATCCAGCAGGGGCGGACTTACAGGATGTTCCCCGTCATGAGCGTATGCCGGGGAGAAGCGGGCCACTGAAATGACCAGTAAAGCAAGGAGTGGGAAGCTTTTTTTCACGCGATTCTTATTGGTGTCAGCACACTAAAGCTAAACTAATGCTTTTCGGTGACAGTTAAAAGAAATATTGGATGAATCATTTGATCATCAATTGTTTGGCCTGATCTCCAGGTTGAATTGAGGTTCCAGCATGCTTATATACTCGTTGAATTGCCGGAACCCTTTCATCATGTTTTCATTCCGTTCGTAACGTATTTTTTGAAGGTAATTGACAAAGCCAGCGGCGTCAAGGTATGGATGGGATGCCTGTGCTACGCTGTTCTCCAGGTGGCTGGTTCCGAAGGCGAAGGCTTCATTCAGTTCTTCGATGTATGCATCGGGCAGGTCGGTATTGGAAACCCACGCAGCAAACAGGAAGGGGAGGCCCGTTAGTTCGAACCAGGCCTCTGACAAATCATACCGGTATGCGTAGCGCTCGTTCAAGGTAAAAGCACGATCACCGATCACCACACCGGCCATTTCGCCATGGATCAGCTCTTCATATCCCTGCGATGCGGGCGCCCACTGCCAGTTCTTTTTCCAATGCATGGCAGCCAGAACCTTTACCAATCGGATGGATGAAAGGGAATGGTAGTCGAGCAGAACGCTGCGGATTTCTTCCAACGGTACCTGGCTGAAAAGCATCACGGAATCAACAGGTCCGTAGCCGCCGATCCCGTACCCGGTGATGATGCGGGCGTTGGGTATGCTGTTAATGGCGGCAACGGGTACGAGTCCTACATTGGCCTCTCCGGAAATCAGTTTCCTGGCACATTCGGAAGGAATATCCAGAGAAACCCGGTGACGGTCCATGACCCCCATATGCTCCATGCCGTAAATGAAGGGCCGCGTGTTGCCGAATGAAACCGCTGATACCTGCAACGGACCGTTATGTTTTTCCATCTGAATTCGGGATTTGGTGGATGGCCAGGGTGGCTGCAACCACACTGTAGGTGGGAGCAATCATCCAGCCCACCACAGGAATGAGGTACAGGGCGTGAAACCCAAGCCCGTTGGCAATGGCCAGGGGTCTGTATCTTCTTACATAATCAATGCTTTCTTTGCGATTCAAGCGCTTTCGTTCCAACGAATAGTCGATCATGGAAAAGCCGTAAAAGTAGGCTTCGGTCAGCAAGAGAAGCACCGGGGCTGCCATGCCCACAAAAGGAATCATCCCCCCGAGATACAGTGCCAGTGTGATCAGCGCTTCCACCAGCAGGTTCCTGATGGCGAGCAGGGCGCCCCTCCATGCATCCGACATCAACCGGCTCATGCTGAAGGGATAGGAGCGTTCCGTCAGGATCTCATCACATTTCTCCGATAACAGTGCCAGCAAAGGGGAAAGCAAGATCAGTACCATGTATTTGTAAATGCTGAGGTAGATCATCAGTAAGGCTGCCCTCAGTACAAACCCCGTAAGGAACACCAGGGAACCTTTCAGCCATCCGGCCCAGCCCCAGCTGTCCAGATTGGCCCAGGCCCAAAAGGTATCCAGCATGGCAGCCGACCATTGCCACGCTGTCCACGCGAATACCGCGAACAAGATAAGGTTGATGATTCCGGGTACCAGCAGGTAGCCCCACAGCCTATGGTTGCGGATGAATTGATGGGCCTCTGCATAGCTGCGAAAGCCCAGCAGTACCTGGGTGGTGAAGGACATGCTGCGAAATTAGCGAATTATCCCTTCGGTATGCGGTTTCAGGCCGTTGCCGGTAGCACGGAAATTGTGGAAAACTCATGCCTTTACCCTTCCCACGGATTGCTTACCTTTGGACGCCTATCACAATCACATGGAACTAAACGAGTTGTCAGCAATTTCCCCGGTAGATGGCCGC encodes the following:
- a CDS encoding EI24 domain-containing protein — encoded protein: MSFTTQVLLGFRSYAEAHQFIRNHRLWGYLLVPGIINLILFAVFAWTAWQWSAAMLDTFWAWANLDSWGWAGWLKGSLVFLTGFVLRAALLMIYLSIYKYMVLILLSPLLALLSEKCDEILTERSYPFSMSRLMSDAWRGALLAIRNLLVEALITLALYLGGMIPFVGMAAPVLLLLTEAYFYGFSMIDYSLERKRLNRKESIDYVRRYRPLAIANGLGFHALYLIPVVGWMIAPTYSVVAATLAIHQIPNSDGKT
- a CDS encoding PD40 domain-containing protein translates to MKKSFPLLALLVISVARFSPAYAHDGEHPVSPPLLDGFHLYGGVGLLHNYGEIKEHRLIPVRRHMNENMPGFTFSLQKNLTRAVSLKGMLLFGQLQGTKRELTLVSDVVTRGAYFHSHVSEATLGVHLDFERLFMPWVLDPFRKWRFMGYTTIGFTRFQSQIYSLKTKEAVKNLQKGIANTGKTTEVVVPVGLQAGYRIGNNFEANIEFSLRFMGTDKLDGWIEPSSHNDKYSFVGLGLTYSFGPKKNLVNKEAEKVSHNFSVQDIMKMWKAQKAFKEKNYVVGLALYQELYKNNQNNAFLNYRIGLSHLNLKNSQESISFLRRAHQLDPYVDPEIHLKMGQAFHQEGELDSAMTQYQLYRQLINPDKLDENIVNTYISQVWYAREQMAKPVDVTIRNLSDKINTQYPEYSPSVTADGKTLIFTSRRPNTTGKSIDINDHGYYEDIYISHFNDSTHAWNQAEGIKGALNTDYHDAALSISPDGHDIYVYKNTPNRTRSGDIFVSHKGETGRWSAPENLGKDINSSYFETAASVTPDGKTLYFVSERKNGYGRGDIYKSYRDENNVRHVENLGPVINTSEDEISVYIHPDGKTLYFSSRGHKGMGGYDIFRSVYENGQWSEPENLGYPINTTDDNVHFILTTDGKKAYYASVEKDGLGDNDIYEIDMSRYVLPSQMNNQVKPEKVELAILEGQVKDSQTGKPVNAEMVIVDEETGEKVASFQAGQNGMYFMTLVANKPYRISLNHELYLEKKTEISTEVPEDTVMTFVSDFMLERKEKLPDDVTPELFEVKNIQFKFEKGSSKLVIIDSSVAELNKLIDYMKRVKSFTIEISGHTDNSGSPEFNYKLSKERAQVVGDYFSKNGIEKGRILVQGFGADKPVADNQTEEGRSKNRRVEVRIVE
- a CDS encoding menaquinone biosynthesis protein, with the protein product MEKHNGPLQVSAVSFGNTRPFIYGMEHMGVMDRHRVSLDIPSECARKLISGEANVGLVPVAAINSIPNARIITGYGIGGYGPVDSVMLFSQVPLEEIRSVLLDYHSLSSIRLVKVLAAMHWKKNWQWAPASQGYEELIHGEMAGVVIGDRAFTLNERYAYRYDLSEAWFELTGLPFLFAAWVSNTDLPDAYIEELNEAFAFGTSHLENSVAQASHPYLDAAGFVNYLQKIRYERNENMMKGFRQFNEYISMLEPQFNLEIRPNN